The Geobacter sp. AOG2 genome includes a window with the following:
- a CDS encoding methyl-accepting chemotaxis protein codes for MQTTSNPPNGNGFSLRAKMTLLSTAAFSGILLVAILSILLLNEVRIGGSTYRTIQANNNALENIALLKSDLYQISNEMQNFMLETDPATIDKIVTTVKRLTGDIDNKFGIVQKSMNAPGEREAMNKAYTIWSEYKKTLLNEVVPAAERGDVLKASYLMTGLQTQRFNIFSTAVTAMVETLHRDVSTAERQASSSIATKITTTATAGLVIIVLIAILSYLITLSITRPLRACVDFARTVADGRLDSRLEIKAGGETGALATAMNTMAENLQGMVSRVDTASDELTSIDHNIEKASRQVVNSAKLQKETVAETSQAVELINMSVQDISNDIDKLAVSASETSSSILEMAASIEEVAINADKLGGTVNEVSSSIIEMATSIKEIDVSIANLLDASSTTASSIAEMDATIKQVEKSAMDTSAISEGVKNDAETGKKAVEEAIAGMQDIRRSSHITAEVIENLSLKANDIGTILSVIDEVAEQTNLLALNAAIIAAQAGEHGKGFAVVADEIRELSERTSTSTREIATVIKGVQNETARAVEAISLAEQYISEGEKLSQHSGTALEKIVDGVQKASIQVREIARATVEQARGSQSIKEAMTSVEEMVGHIATSAREHSRGSDLIASAVESMKDLTIHVRTSTREQSRAGSLIARSTEDVTSMIDQIRDACRSQGTNSAQILKAVGNIQLSSTANAEAADLMEQAVTSLSKQIDLLKKEMAGFKI; via the coding sequence GTGCAGACAACTTCGAATCCGCCCAACGGCAACGGTTTCAGCCTGCGTGCCAAGATGACGCTGCTTTCAACGGCGGCATTCTCCGGCATTCTGCTTGTGGCCATTCTCAGCATCCTGCTCCTCAATGAGGTCCGGATCGGGGGGAGCACCTATCGGACCATCCAGGCCAACAACAACGCCCTGGAAAATATTGCCCTCCTCAAATCGGACCTCTACCAGATCAGTAATGAAATGCAGAATTTCATGCTGGAAACCGACCCCGCCACCATCGACAAGATCGTTACGACCGTGAAGCGGCTTACCGGTGATATCGACAACAAGTTCGGCATCGTCCAGAAGTCCATGAATGCACCCGGCGAACGAGAGGCAATGAACAAGGCCTACACCATCTGGTCCGAGTACAAAAAAACGCTCTTAAACGAGGTCGTGCCTGCGGCCGAACGAGGGGACGTGCTCAAGGCCAGCTATCTCATGACCGGTCTCCAAACGCAACGGTTTAACATCTTCAGCACCGCCGTCACGGCAATGGTAGAAACTCTCCACCGAGACGTCAGCACAGCGGAGCGGCAGGCCTCTTCGAGCATCGCCACCAAAATCACGACGACGGCCACTGCCGGTCTCGTCATCATCGTTCTGATAGCCATCCTTTCGTACCTGATCACCCTTTCCATCACCAGACCGCTCAGGGCGTGCGTCGATTTCGCCCGTACCGTAGCGGACGGCAGGCTCGATAGCCGTCTCGAGATCAAGGCGGGCGGAGAAACCGGCGCCTTGGCCACAGCCATGAACACCATGGCAGAAAATCTGCAAGGCATGGTTTCCCGGGTCGATACCGCCTCCGATGAACTCACCTCCATCGACCACAACATCGAAAAGGCGTCCCGCCAAGTGGTCAACTCCGCCAAGCTCCAGAAAGAAACCGTAGCAGAAACCTCCCAGGCGGTGGAACTCATCAACATGTCGGTCCAGGACATATCAAACGACATCGATAAGCTTGCCGTATCTGCCTCGGAGACCTCCTCGTCGATCCTTGAGATGGCTGCCAGTATTGAGGAGGTGGCCATAAACGCCGACAAATTGGGAGGCACGGTCAACGAGGTCAGTTCCTCGATTATCGAGATGGCCACCTCCATCAAGGAGATCGACGTAAGCATCGCTAACCTGCTGGATGCCTCCAGTACCACGGCCTCCTCCATCGCCGAGATGGATGCCACGATCAAGCAGGTGGAAAAGAGCGCCATGGACACCTCGGCCATCTCCGAGGGGGTAAAAAATGACGCCGAAACCGGCAAAAAAGCGGTGGAAGAAGCCATTGCCGGCATGCAGGACATCCGTCGTTCGTCGCACATCACCGCCGAGGTCATAGAAAATCTGTCCCTCAAAGCCAACGACATCGGCACGATCCTCTCGGTCATCGACGAAGTAGCCGAACAGACCAATCTGCTGGCCCTCAATGCCGCAATCATCGCCGCCCAGGCGGGGGAACACGGCAAGGGATTCGCGGTGGTAGCCGACGAGATCCGCGAACTGTCCGAACGGACCAGCACCTCCACCCGCGAGATCGCCACCGTCATCAAAGGGGTGCAGAACGAGACCGCACGCGCTGTTGAGGCGATCAGCCTGGCGGAACAGTACATCTCCGAGGGGGAAAAGCTTTCCCAGCACTCCGGCACCGCTCTGGAAAAGATTGTCGACGGCGTCCAGAAGGCCAGTATCCAGGTTCGGGAAATAGCGCGCGCCACCGTGGAACAGGCACGAGGCAGCCAAAGCATTAAGGAAGCCATGACCAGCGTCGAGGAGATGGTCGGCCACATTGCCACTTCGGCTCGCGAGCACTCACGCGGGAGCGATCTCATCGCGTCGGCGGTAGAGAGCATGAAGGACCTGACCATCCATGTACGTACCTCGACCCGGGAGCAGAGCCGGGCCGGTAGCCTGATTGCCCGTTCCACCGAGGATGTGACCTCGATGATCGACCAAATTCGCGATGCATGCCGCTCCCAAGGCACCAACAGCGCCCAGATACTCAAGGCCGTCGGCAACATTCAGCTATCCTCCACCGCCAATGCCGAGGCTGCCGACCTCATGGAGCAGGCCGTCACCAGCCTTTCGAAACAGATTGATCTGCTAAAGAAGGAAATGGCCGGTTTCAAAATTTAG
- the trpA gene encoding tryptophan synthase subunit alpha: protein MDRLARRLDTLRSKNDKALVTFITAGDPDLGTTEEMIRLLADAGADIIELGVPFSDPMADGPTIQLASERSLAAGTTLAGILATVTKVRASQDIPIILMGYLNPIHAYGYERFAVDAAQAGVDGVLLVDMPPEESDEFLRHATQSGLNVIFLLTPTSNKYRIATVAELGRGFVYYVTVTGVTGMRKDTSATLAAELAKVRKKIHLPVMAGFGISTPQQAAEVAAMADGVVVGSAIVKLFEQHSGTKLKSELKRLVGNLKQAISSNAA from the coding sequence ATGGACCGACTTGCCCGACGACTCGATACACTCCGCAGCAAGAACGACAAGGCTCTAGTGACCTTCATAACCGCTGGCGACCCTGACCTGGGCACCACTGAAGAGATGATCCGGTTATTGGCCGATGCCGGTGCGGACATCATCGAACTGGGCGTCCCCTTTTCCGACCCCATGGCCGACGGGCCGACCATCCAGCTTGCATCCGAGCGTTCCCTGGCTGCCGGCACCACCCTGGCAGGGATTCTTGCGACCGTAACCAAGGTTAGGGCCTCCCAGGACATACCGATTATTCTAATGGGGTATCTCAACCCGATCCACGCCTACGGTTATGAACGTTTTGCCGTCGATGCCGCCCAGGCGGGTGTGGACGGCGTTCTGCTGGTGGACATGCCGCCCGAGGAGTCCGACGAGTTTCTCCGACATGCCACTCAGAGCGGGCTGAACGTTATCTTCCTGCTGACCCCGACCTCGAATAAGTACCGCATTGCTACGGTTGCAGAATTGGGGCGCGGTTTCGTCTATTATGTCACCGTCACCGGCGTCACCGGCATGCGCAAGGACACTTCAGCGACCCTGGCGGCCGAACTGGCCAAGGTACGCAAGAAAATTCACCTGCCGGTCATGGCCGGTTTTGGCATATCCACCCCACAACAGGCCGCCGAGGTGGCAGCCATGGCCGACGGGGTCGTCGTGGGCAGTGCCATCGTCAAACTCTTCGAGCAGCACTCCGGCACCAAGCTTAAGAGCGAATTGAAACGGTTGGTCGGCAACCTGAAACAGGCCATCTCCTCCAACGCGGCCTGA
- the accD gene encoding acetyl-CoA carboxylase, carboxyltransferase subunit beta codes for MSWFNRDKAGIEQNNAKKVKVPEGMWIKCQGCSETILGKDIEANLNVCPKCGHHYRIPARRRLEILLDNGTWQEFDAGMKSVDFLNFKDAKSYQDRIDAAVAKGGSKDAVICVEGTIDGIGVQVACFDFAFMGGSMGSVVGEKITRSIERGLKQRQPVIIISASGGARMQESILSLMQMAKTSAALAKLKQAGIPFISLLTDPTTGGVTASFAMLGDLNIAEPKALIGFAGPRVIEQTIRQKLPEGFQRAEYLLDHGMVDVIIPRTEMRPKLASILKMLYRPAA; via the coding sequence ATGAGCTGGTTCAATCGGGATAAAGCAGGGATAGAGCAGAATAACGCTAAAAAGGTCAAGGTCCCCGAGGGGATGTGGATCAAGTGCCAGGGGTGTTCCGAAACCATCCTTGGCAAGGATATCGAAGCCAACCTCAACGTCTGCCCCAAGTGCGGGCACCACTACCGCATCCCGGCCCGCAGGCGCCTGGAGATCCTGCTGGACAACGGCACATGGCAAGAGTTCGACGCCGGCATGAAGTCGGTGGACTTCCTTAATTTCAAGGACGCCAAGAGCTATCAGGATCGAATCGACGCCGCAGTAGCCAAGGGTGGATCAAAAGACGCCGTCATCTGCGTCGAGGGTACCATCGATGGGATCGGCGTGCAGGTCGCCTGCTTTGATTTTGCCTTCATGGGCGGCAGCATGGGAAGCGTGGTTGGCGAAAAGATCACCCGATCCATCGAGCGGGGTCTCAAACAGCGCCAACCGGTGATCATCATCTCCGCTTCAGGCGGTGCTCGCATGCAGGAAAGCATCCTGTCGCTGATGCAGATGGCAAAGACATCGGCTGCCTTGGCCAAGCTTAAGCAGGCGGGCATCCCCTTTATATCCCTCCTGACCGATCCCACCACCGGCGGCGTCACCGCCAGTTTCGCCATGCTGGGAGATCTCAATATCGCCGAGCCCAAGGCCCTAATCGGCTTTGCCGGGCCGCGGGTCATCGAACAGACTATCCGCCAGAAACTTCCTGAAGGGTTTCAGCGCGCTGAATATCTGCTGGACCACGGCATGGTGGACGTGATCATTCCCCGTACGGAGATGCGCCCCAAACTCGCTTCGATCCTGAAGATGCTCTATCGTCCCGCAGCCTGA
- a CDS encoding folylpolyglutamate synthase/dihydrofolate synthase family protein: MALAGILEKLYARRRFGIRPGMDRVRLIMERLDHPERSFRSIHVVGTNGKGSTSAFLAAMLNAAGVRTALFTSPHLVNFSERFRIDGQEPAPERLETLLATVMAAAPPEATFFEIVTALATLYFAEEHVQVAIMEAGMGGRSDATAIIPAMMTVITPIALDHCDYLGKTLAHIAAEKTGIAEPGTTVISARQPAEALEAIRQVCVARQNHLILEGDDFRALWRDSGSLCYHGLHTELPNLTPGIPGRYQSSNAGLALATAEALGATGIPVPPNALEAGIGAARWPGRMELIPGRPPLLLDGAHNPAGAAALAEALGDYHYRRLLLVTGVMSDKDAPAMFAPLCGKVHHAYTVTPAVERALDGAALAAVLGALDFRATPCGSVGNGIEAACREAGSDDLILVCGSLFTVGETKAWLTGQPFEGIRG; the protein is encoded by the coding sequence ATGGCCCTGGCCGGCATACTTGAGAAACTTTACGCCCGCCGGCGTTTCGGTATTCGTCCCGGCATGGACCGGGTTCGGCTCATCATGGAACGCCTGGACCACCCGGAACGTTCCTTCCGCAGTATCCACGTGGTCGGCACTAACGGCAAAGGGTCTACCTCGGCCTTTCTCGCCGCCATGCTCAACGCAGCGGGGGTCCGCACTGCCCTGTTCACCTCTCCCCATCTGGTAAACTTCAGTGAACGCTTCCGTATCGACGGGCAAGAACCGGCCCCGGAGCGCCTTGAAACGCTACTCGCCACGGTCATGGCGGCGGCCCCCCCTGAGGCTACCTTCTTTGAGATCGTCACCGCCCTTGCTACTCTCTACTTTGCCGAGGAGCACGTCCAGGTGGCGATTATGGAGGCGGGCATGGGGGGCAGATCGGACGCCACCGCCATTATTCCCGCAATGATGACAGTCATCACCCCCATAGCACTGGACCACTGCGACTACCTGGGGAAAACCTTGGCACACATCGCCGCCGAAAAAACCGGCATCGCCGAACCGGGGACTACGGTGATCTCCGCCCGCCAGCCTGCCGAGGCTCTGGAAGCAATCCGGCAGGTATGCGTCGCGAGACAGAACCACCTCATCCTCGAGGGGGATGACTTTCGCGCCTTGTGGAGGGATTCCGGCTCCCTTTGCTACCACGGCCTCCACACGGAATTGCCAAACCTGACCCCCGGCATACCGGGCCGTTACCAATCCAGCAATGCCGGGTTGGCCCTAGCCACGGCAGAGGCCCTTGGTGCCACCGGCATACCTGTCCCGCCGAACGCTTTGGAGGCCGGTATCGGCGCTGCCCGCTGGCCCGGCCGCATGGAGCTGATACCGGGCCGGCCTCCCCTGCTCTTGGACGGTGCCCACAACCCGGCCGGTGCTGCCGCCCTGGCCGAGGCGTTGGGCGATTACCATTACCGACGGCTTCTGCTGGTTACGGGCGTCATGTCCGACAAGGATGCCCCGGCCATGTTTGCTCCTCTGTGCGGCAAAGTCCATCACGCCTACACTGTCACCCCTGCCGTGGAACGCGCCCTGGATGGCGCAGCCCTGGCTGCAGTCCTCGGAGCGTTGGACTTTCGGGCCACGCCCTGTGGGAGCGTCGGCAACGGCATTGAAGCGGCATGTCGTGAGGCCGGGAGCGACGATCTGATCCTGGTGTGCGGCTCCCTGTTCACGGTCGGAGAGACCAAAGCGTGGCTGACCGGACAACCTTTTGAAGGGATACGGGGTTAA
- a CDS encoding LPS-assembly protein LptD has product MKPTRLFILLACLVWLPTSPCHGATSMPSEGGITINSDSMSQDTAKELFTATGHVTIRWQGMTLTADKATYDGKTRRLYATDNVVVVKGDETLKGKSISLDLDSGRGELDKGVLSSTTSNVTFTGEKITRINDNEIELTTTELTTCDLPDPSWKFGADRLNVNLLGYAVGRGVTFYIKNVPVLYLPWVAFPVVKDRKSGLLFPRAGYSNGRGAQLDLPLYLVISPNQDLLLDLDIESKRGVGTGVDYRYIRTRGSEGHFGGYLIYDLLQERWRGQMGTTHKEIFSPTMNLRADINLTSDRNFLSDFGEKSGDYNRQSNDTIVNALKTWQHYALSSYLRFAEDLYATDNSRTLQTLPEISVAGVRQQIFSTPVYFDLDSSFANLYREVDPIGQRVNAFPRLMLVSGLPGYLNASAYAGLHLRGYTTQYTAGTRTRSEDGDLLPEIGGRASTSVSRIYEVGGVYLKKLRHELTPELSYTYSPSHDQSSLPFYDYNDRLVPQNIIYASITSFLGGKFQTGDSTAYHDISRIKLTQGYSVGGTRRDLLTLVDANRPWTDLMLESETWLHPQAKLTFDARYNVYDNHISSAAPSVELDDKQGNSAAVSYRMSRDQVEYLEAKLTTKFFNPWTLGYTTRYSFDRPGFLESVYAVEYRQKCWSINTSISDRPGNHFSFHVSFNLEGLM; this is encoded by the coding sequence ATGAAACCCACCCGCCTGTTCATACTGCTGGCCTGCCTGGTCTGGCTCCCCACTTCCCCCTGTCATGGTGCCACTTCCATGCCTTCCGAGGGCGGCATCACCATCAACTCCGACTCCATGAGCCAGGATACGGCTAAAGAGTTATTTACCGCCACCGGCCATGTGACAATCAGGTGGCAGGGTATGACCCTCACGGCCGACAAGGCGACCTATGACGGCAAAACCCGGAGACTGTACGCCACGGACAATGTGGTTGTCGTCAAAGGAGATGAAACCCTTAAGGGAAAATCCATCAGCCTGGACCTGGACTCCGGGCGGGGCGAACTGGACAAGGGTGTGCTCAGCTCTACCACGTCCAATGTCACCTTCACCGGTGAAAAGATTACCAGGATCAACGATAACGAGATTGAACTGACCACTACCGAGCTGACCACCTGCGACCTCCCCGATCCAAGCTGGAAATTCGGTGCAGATCGGCTCAACGTCAACCTGCTGGGGTATGCCGTCGGCCGGGGCGTGACCTTTTATATTAAGAATGTACCGGTCCTTTATCTCCCCTGGGTTGCGTTTCCGGTTGTAAAAGACCGTAAATCCGGGCTTCTCTTTCCTCGCGCCGGCTACTCCAACGGACGGGGAGCTCAGTTGGATCTCCCGCTCTACCTGGTCATTTCTCCCAACCAGGACCTGCTACTTGATCTCGACATTGAGTCCAAGCGCGGCGTCGGCACCGGCGTGGATTATCGCTACATCCGCACCAGGGGGAGTGAAGGGCACTTCGGGGGCTACCTGATCTATGACCTGTTGCAGGAGCGCTGGCGCGGCCAGATGGGTACGACCCACAAGGAGATATTCTCGCCGACCATGAATCTGCGAGCGGATATCAACCTGACCAGCGACAGAAACTTTCTAAGCGATTTCGGGGAAAAAAGCGGGGACTACAACCGCCAGTCCAACGATACTATCGTCAACGCCCTGAAGACCTGGCAGCATTACGCCCTTTCGAGCTACCTGCGCTTCGCCGAAGATCTCTACGCCACGGACAACAGCCGCACACTCCAGACCCTGCCGGAGATCTCCGTGGCCGGAGTCCGCCAGCAAATTTTCTCCACGCCGGTCTATTTCGATCTTGATTCCAGCTTTGCCAATCTGTACCGCGAGGTCGATCCTATCGGCCAGCGCGTGAACGCCTTTCCGCGCTTGATGCTCGTATCCGGCCTGCCCGGCTACCTGAACGCATCGGCCTATGCCGGCCTGCATCTACGCGGCTATACCACCCAGTATACCGCCGGCACCCGGACACGGTCGGAGGATGGCGACCTGCTGCCCGAGATTGGCGGCCGCGCCTCAACATCGGTAAGCCGAATCTACGAGGTGGGTGGCGTCTACCTCAAAAAGTTGCGCCACGAACTTACCCCGGAGTTATCCTATACCTACAGCCCGAGCCACGACCAATCAAGTCTCCCCTTCTACGACTATAACGACCGGCTCGTACCCCAAAATATCATCTATGCCTCCATAACCAGTTTCCTGGGCGGAAAATTCCAGACCGGCGACAGCACGGCGTACCACGACATCTCCCGCATCAAACTGACCCAAGGCTACAGCGTCGGAGGAACGCGACGCGACCTGTTGACCTTGGTGGACGCCAACCGCCCCTGGACCGACCTGATGCTGGAATCCGAAACCTGGCTGCATCCCCAGGCAAAACTGACCTTCGACGCCCGTTACAACGTTTACGACAATCACATTTCCAGCGCAGCCCCCAGTGTAGAACTGGACGACAAGCAAGGAAACAGCGCCGCCGTGAGCTACCGCATGTCCCGTGATCAGGTTGAATACCTGGAAGCCAAGCTCACCACTAAATTCTTCAACCCGTGGACCCTGGGTTATACCACCCGCTACTCCTTTGACCGCCCCGGCTTTCTCGAATCGGTCTATGCCGTCGAATACCGGCAAAAATGTTGGAGCATCAACACCTCTATCAGCGACCGGCCGGGAAACCATTTTTCTTTCCATGTCAGCTTCAACCTGGAAGGATTGATGTAG
- a CDS encoding chemotaxis protein CheW → MSNLPMIKTGADGANDIIQLVSFELGREEYGVDVLSVREIIRLPAITKMPNTPDYVDGIINLRGAVIPIISLRRRFGLMDSEVNRNSRILVMETAGGLHGFAVDAVAEVIRISSSEIQPAPSITRGSAAQECITGVVNRSEHLLVVLDLNQLFTSEEQAQLEGLG, encoded by the coding sequence ATGAGCAATCTTCCCATGATAAAGACCGGGGCCGACGGAGCAAACGATATCATCCAGTTGGTCAGCTTCGAACTCGGGCGCGAGGAATACGGCGTTGACGTGCTGTCCGTGCGGGAGATCATCCGCCTGCCGGCAATTACCAAGATGCCCAATACCCCCGACTATGTTGACGGCATTATCAACCTGCGCGGGGCGGTGATCCCCATTATCTCTTTGCGGCGGCGTTTCGGTCTCATGGACAGCGAAGTGAACCGCAACTCCCGTATCCTCGTAATGGAGACTGCCGGGGGGTTACACGGATTTGCCGTTGACGCCGTGGCCGAGGTTATCCGTATCTCGTCGTCCGAGATTCAACCGGCCCCGTCAATCACGAGGGGCAGCGCTGCCCAGGAGTGCATCACGGGTGTCGTAAACCGCAGTGAGCATTTGCTTGTGGTGCTGGACCTGAACCAGCTCTTTACCTCAGAGGAACAGGCACAGTTGGAAGGCCTTGGCTGA
- a CDS encoding HsmA family protein, translating into MLFQAIICMCLALVFYTWAVFSARSRGLHRKHLYIFGFGLVCDYLGTHLMLLYGFANGIEPAWHTATGIASLCGMAFHFTLALVATLVRRAEAVNRLFHRVSLSIYTCWLIAFFSGMIAGVSH; encoded by the coding sequence ATGTTGTTTCAAGCAATCATCTGCATGTGTCTTGCCCTGGTTTTTTACACCTGGGCGGTCTTCAGCGCCCGCAGCCGGGGGTTGCACCGCAAACACCTGTATATCTTCGGGTTCGGTCTTGTGTGTGACTACCTGGGAACCCATCTCATGCTCCTTTACGGTTTTGCCAATGGTATTGAGCCTGCTTGGCACACGGCAACCGGCATCGCGTCACTGTGCGGCATGGCATTTCATTTCACCTTGGCGCTCGTCGCCACGTTGGTCCGTCGGGCCGAGGCGGTGAATCGCCTTTTTCATCGTGTGAGCCTCAGTATCTATACCTGCTGGCTGATCGCTTTCTTCAGCGGGATGATCGCCGGGGTGAGCCATTAG
- a CDS encoding nitroreductase, whose translation MKSCIEMPQELSPVVCKNCALLLVRRVYGKHWWFRLVREPLVLGMRILAWWNGIDARSHGVSNAECHGCVRFMKAELEEKSPFFCFLNGLVGPWFKTTRDSMLTPAELDEAKRHAKEMMKPKTEK comes from the coding sequence TTGAAAAGCTGTATTGAGATGCCCCAGGAATTATCTCCCGTTGTCTGCAAAAACTGCGCATTGCTGCTCGTCAGGCGCGTCTACGGAAAGCATTGGTGGTTTCGCCTGGTTCGCGAACCGCTGGTGCTCGGCATGCGTATCCTGGCTTGGTGGAACGGTATTGATGCCCGGAGCCACGGAGTAAGCAATGCCGAATGTCATGGCTGCGTCCGCTTCATGAAAGCCGAACTGGAGGAAAAGTCGCCATTCTTTTGTTTTCTCAACGGTCTCGTCGGCCCATGGTTCAAAACGACTCGTGACTCCATGCTCACCCCTGCTGAGTTGGATGAGGCCAAACGTCATGCCAAGGAAATGATGAAGCCAAAGACGGAGAAATGA
- a CDS encoding DUF4410 domain-containing protein, whose product MKKVVLLLQAVLLVTVASLANAETPLSKPGILNDETIMTSHRLSGYDTIIIRDFSTDGVVYDRIDDEEKPKVDAMKPLIMKTLTLSIETEMAKRKLFKNVILNGEAKDNAVILEGNFTEFNGGSRALRFWVGFGAGKTYLKVKGRLIDAKSGVELATFEDQEAGFKGVASMESFEDLFPHQAQSLGQNIGAFIEKLY is encoded by the coding sequence ATGAAAAAGGTTGTGTTATTACTGCAGGCAGTGCTTCTTGTTACCGTTGCTTCACTCGCCAATGCTGAGACGCCTCTTTCCAAACCGGGTATTCTTAACGATGAAACGATTATGACGTCCCATCGCCTTTCCGGTTACGACACCATCATCATCAGAGATTTTTCCACGGACGGTGTTGTGTATGACCGAATCGATGATGAGGAAAAACCAAAGGTGGACGCCATGAAACCGCTTATCATGAAGACCCTGACTCTGAGTATTGAGACAGAGATGGCAAAGCGCAAGCTGTTCAAGAACGTTATATTGAATGGCGAAGCAAAGGATAATGCCGTGATCCTGGAGGGAAATTTCACGGAGTTCAACGGCGGTAGCCGCGCCCTCAGGTTCTGGGTCGGGTTTGGCGCGGGGAAGACCTATCTGAAGGTAAAAGGCCGCCTGATCGATGCGAAAAGCGGCGTGGAACTGGCGACCTTCGAAGACCAGGAGGCCGGTTTTAAGGGAGTCGCGAGCATGGAAAGTTTTGAAGATCTCTTTCCCCACCAAGCTCAAAGCCTTGGCCAAAATATAGGAGCGTTCATTGAAAAGCTGTATTGA